A region of the Ranitomeya variabilis isolate aRanVar5 chromosome 5, aRanVar5.hap1, whole genome shotgun sequence genome:
AAACAAGTCCTGGACACCCTCTTTAAAACCTCCTATATCAGCAGCAACTTATCCAACACTGCTTCATACAACCTAGTTTCGATTTAACATCTATATGTTGGGTATACaacctctgggaagtaagccattccGCCCTGTTACTGCTGGTCTGATCTGCTATATATGTAGCCTCTGAATCCTTTAATCGTTGCTCTATCTCATCCTCCTCCCTCGCCGTCACCCTTTTGATGTAGGCGATTGTAGAGGACAGGCACCCCCTTAAATATGCCTTTAGGGTATCCCAAAATAAACCAAGATTCTGGGGTTCCGGATGTGTTAAAAATTTAACTGTTCGATTGTCCTAtcgctagaatctattaatttcaaccagaaAGGGTTTAATTTCCAGGATCTATTGTTATTGGActgcccatatttaagtttaagaattacTGGACTGTGGTCTGAAATCCCTCTGTTgccatgctcaacactatccacccgcAATGCCACACCACTagatccaaatatatagtctatgcgAGATAAAGATTGTTTAGTAGATGAGTGGCAAGTATACCCCCTAACCTCCGGGGGACTCATTCTCCACAAGTCCAACCAACCGCTGccatccataaacagtgccagctggGAAGGGGGCTGAGGCAAAGACTCCCCGTATACTGTGCTATCCAATCTCACTCTGTCCATGGAATGGTCCATGACTAGGTTAAAgtcacccatacaaataacatTAGCATCTGGATATTTTAAGGAGAAACCCAGTGCCATACGGAGAACCGATATATTAGTGGGGGGAGGGTTATAAACACACAATATCACATTCACACGAATTAAGAAATGCATGTACAAAGACAAAACGGCCCTCAGGATCTCGCCATGCTTCTCTAGCCTCCCATCTAACCCCCCTGTGTATCAACAAAGAAACCCCCTTGAGTAGCTAGTATGAAATGCATGGAGAGACCACTGTACCCACGGCTTTTGTATACATCGAACCGCATCTCTAGTCAGGTGTGTCTCCACCAATGCCACAATATGAGGATTGTGTTTTTTGatctgtgaaaataccttgattttcttcCGAGGAGTtttaataccccgtatgttccaggtcatacatataatttcagaTCCCATATTTATATATAAAAGGAAAAGTAATATATATCAACGTTATTCGGGCGTGATTCAGAGACACCTCACAGAGCAAAAAATTAGTATTGGCGGTAACCGTATACAATCAAAACTAGTGCATAAAACCAAATCCAACAAAACTTGAACAATGGAGGAGTATGTTTCCACACTCCTACAGtcaaatagaaaaggggataccctcactgaattcagtgtccggtattgttgacatcTTTCGCACCCATGCGGAGCGctctatttatatttatatattgccGTTAGATAAAGATCCCAAATTAGAAATTTTTCACATTGGACCCCTTGTGAGACCGCAGCCATTCGGCTACCTCTGCTGGGTCTGTAAAAAATAAAGAGTATCCGTCATGGACAATGCGGAGCCAGGCTGGATAGAGCATGGAATAGATGATATTCTTGTCTCCGAGTCGTTTCTTGACTTCCATAAATCGTGCTCGCTGCTTTTGGAGTTCCATGGAGAAGTCTGGAAAAATCGATATGGTAGCATTATTGAATTTGATGGGGCCCTTCTGCCGTGCCAAATGAAGAATAGCATCTCTATCTCCGCAATTAAGGAGGCGTGCCAGAAAAGGTCGAGGCGGAGTTCCAGGGGGAAGAGGTCTcgttgggaccctatgggccctTTCCACCGAGAACGTTGAGGAGAATCCGTCCCCCAGGGTAGGCTTAAGCCAGTCTTCCAGGAATTGCTCAGGTTGCTAACCCTCTGAACGCTCCGGGAGACCGATAATTCGAATATTGTTGCGACGCAGTCCGTTTTCCAAATCATCAGACTTTTGTTTCCAAGCGTTTACGGAGCCAGCAGCTtttgtcagtttagcctccataggaATGATAGTATCTTCTATATGAGACACTCTGGTTTCAACCTCCgaaatacgccctctcatagcttgcatgtcatgtcgcaaacgacccacttcagtatgcacatcctctattttctccgtaagagaagatctagtgagggagatagcctgcattaactgctcggatgcttgtttaagagtcagttcgtcTTGTTCTCCTTCCTCATTACTATCAGAAGGACGGCCCTTACGCTGGGCAGGTGCAggattatttctgagagtgcgcaCTTTATCAGAGGAATCATCTTTGGCGAATTTCCTTAGTATATCTGCAGCCCCTGCTCCCTTAGAGTGCTGCATGGTAGGCAGGCAAAAGAACTCCACAGAGTAATcacaaatataccgtatatactcgagtataagccgacccgagtataagccgacccccctaattttgccacaaaaaactgggaaaacttattgactcgagtataagcctagggtggaaaatgcagcaggtaccggtgaatttcaaaattaaaaatagatactccataccgttcattatggccccatagatgctccacataaagctgtgccatatatacaatgctctgcaccattgccccatagatactccacataaagctgtgccatatatacaatgctctgcaccgttgccccatagctgtgccatatatataatgcgctgcaccgttgccccatagctgtgccatatagtgctctgcaccattgccccatagctgtgccatatagtgctctgcaccgttgccccatagctgtgccatatagtgctctgcaccattgccccatagctgtgccatatagtgctctgcaccgttgccccacagctgtgccatatagtgctctgcaccattgccccacagctgtgccatatagtgctctgcaccgttgccccacagctgtgccatatagtgctctgcaccgttgccccatagctgtgccatatagtgctctgcaccgttgccccacagctgtgccatatagtgctctgcactgttgccccatagctgtgccatatagtgctctgcaccgttgccccatagctgtgccatatagtgctctgcaccattgccccatagctgtgccatatagtgctctgcaccgttgccccatagctgtgccatatagtgctctgcaccgttgccccatagctgtgccatatagtgctctgcaccgttgccccatagctgtgccatatagtgctctgcaccattgccccatagctgtgccatatagtgctctgcaccgttgccccatagctgtgccatatagtgctctgcaccgttgccccatagctgtgccatatagtgctctgcaccattattgccccatagctgtgccatatagtgctctgcaccgtccattattgccccatagctgctgctgcaataaaaaaaaaaaaaacacatactcacctctcttgcttgcagctcctcacgtcccgtctcggcgtccctccgcactgactgatcaggcagagggcggcgcgcacactatatgcgtcatcgcgccctctgcctgaacagtcagagcggagagacgccgggaagatggcgcggcgcccagcgtgtggaacgaggacaggtgaatatgacatacttacctgctcccggcgtcccgctccttcccccggacagctgttcttcggtgccgcagcctcttcctctatcagcggtcaccggcacagtcattagagaaatgaattatgcggctccgcccctatggggggtggagcagcctattcatttctctaatgagcggtcccacgtgaccgctcaggggaagaggctgcggcacccggagaccgtgggacggacagggggagcgccaggaactaggtgagtatatgacagtgctcacccgccgaccccaccaccgatcatgactcgagtataagccgagaggggcactttcagcgcaaaaatttgggctgaaaatctcggcttatactcgagtatatacggtagttgtagATAAACCGAACTCTAACTTCAGGTCCTGTATAGTATTggactgtactccaaagaggccacGAGATTGGCAGATAATGAGAACCACAAGGCAGTCATTTTAATGTTCACTGGGGCTTTATATAACTGAGCGGGCTCTCAGTCTGCACATGGAGgggcagcagggagggggttaattcCCACTATTATGGTGCTGTTAAATGAAGCGGCTGTATGATAGGGGGGGCGCAGGGCCCAATAtttcagggcacacaccgcaccacccctcTAGTTCCTCATATATGTGCTCACCTTCCAGGCCATACAACCTAGTTTGATCCAGTTTTGCAACCACAAATGGAGGACACCTAACATGATGCACAAGAATTCGTGTTTTTATTAATGTGTCTCAGGTACATGGTTGCAAATTAGAAAAAATGGTCTTTAGATTCATATCCAAATGAGTTCCCAAGAGCACTGAGGATGGCGCCTAAAGTACATGGCTGAAAATCAAACCTTTGGTCTCACTGATCTAATATAATAATACCTAAGATTTTGAATACGGCCATACATAAAAGGAGCGATGCCGTATGTGTCACCAAGTAGTAAATTCTGCAGTAAAATGACCTCAGGAGATTATTCCTGACTCACTGACATTGCACAGAGTAAGGGGCACTGATACTCTGAACACAGATCCTGGATCTGCTCGATTTCAAATTGCAAAGTGTGAAATCCACAATAAAACTCTGCACACAGAGAGATCAGAGTTTTTGTATCTCATCTACTCGGCCAAGTTTGTACATGCTCACACCCTACATGCGGATGCACCCATAGGATTACATGTGTGGGAATAATACCTAGGACATACCGCCATGGGGATGACACGATTGTTGCACCAGGTCTAGTGCACAACTGTCCTAGGTGCGTGCGACAAACAAACGGGACACAAGAAGTACATGGGTGCATGTATTTTTATAGTACTGGTCCCGAGTCATACAGGAGTAACATACAATGTAAACTGGAGTTCAGGTAAAACACAAACTAGCAACAAGTAAGACGTGAGGCCTCTGTGTCCACTAGTGGTGGTGCTCATGAGGTACAAGCTTGTAATGGGCGCCACAAGACGGGCAGCGCTGAGCCTCTCCCTTGTGCAGCCAGAACCAGATGACAGCGgtgttgtcctcctcacctgcgggTGGAAATGACAGACATTAGGATGAGAGCGGACAGCTGTACTGAACACAACCGAACAGAACAGTGACCCGGAACCAGGACCATCCACAGATGTGTCCATAGAGCAATGGAAAGGCACTGTAACTGTGCCCCCCCTCAGGTTAGTGCCCCTGCTAGGTCATTCCTGACTGTCCCCTATGTACTACTAGGGCAAGCTAACTTGAAAAGGGATGTTCATCCTCTAGAAGCCCCCTTTACTGAGAGAAGAGCTTGGAGTAGAGCAAAAACATTCACAGGACCCTCGTCCTCTTCAGCAGACCTTGATCAGGGTCTTGTGAGCCTCCTCCTACCGGCATCTTTGGAGCTTCTGATTACAAAGCCTGAGACAACATCATGTGTGCATCGTGCCGGGCAAAAAATAGGGGAATCGCAGTGCTCTGGCCACGGACTGCTGATGAGGTGTTGCACCCGGGTTCTGAAAATCTTTTTGCTCATTTCTGGAAACCTCCTTTATTAAAACACATCCCGCAATACTTCGGAAACATTGTGAATGCCTAGGCTGTTTTACCAGTGGACCCCCATAGATCAGCTTACCCATGGGGTACATACTAAGATTGTGCAGATAAAGTAGAGTATGTCTTCCCAGAGGCAATAAGTGTACCATATACCAGGACAAGATGCAGAGAGCAATCATTGTAAGAGGTAGCATGTAGTTGTCTCCCGCCCTCTACAATACACAATCAGCTTTCCACGTCTGCATCTTATTTTATATCTGGGCCACAAAGAAATGAATATGAGAAATCTAAGACTTACAGATGCAGCCCACGATCCTCTGGTTTTGCAGCGAGGGGACGATGTGAGGATCCTCCTTGGTTCCTTTGTAATGCTTGGGCTGCAGCACATTGTAGGGATCCTGGAGGAACAGAACACTGTAGTGAATCCCGGTATAAGCCCAGCACGGTGATAAGGAAAAGACTCCCGTGTCCCACCATGAAGGGTTATAATGGCAGAACCCCAGTCCTTGATATTGTAGAGTTCATACTTCTGCGATGGCCACTTTACCTACTAAAATGACAACCACTCACATTAACAGTAAAAATAAGAACCTTGCGCCCCCTATAGTTCGCAACGGGATTAAGATCATTTgatcattaaaggtaccttcacacgaaacgacattataacgatatcgctagcaatccgtgacgttgcagcgtcctcgctagcgatatcgtttcgtttgacacgcagcagcgatcaggatcctgctgtgatgtcgctggtcgctgaataaagtccagaactttatttggtcgtccgatcgctgtgtatcgttgtgtttgaaagcaaaagcaacgataccagtgatattttacactggtaaccagggtaaacatcgggttactaagcgcagggccgcgcttagttacccgatgtttaccctggttactagcgtaaaatgtaaaaaaaacaaacagcacatactcacattgcgtcccctgcagtctgcttcctcctctgactcagcgccgcaaagtgaaagtgaaagcagcacagcggtgacgtcaccgctctgctctcactgtacggcgctcagtcagtcaggaagtggacgcagggggacgtgaatgtaagtatgtgctgtttgttttttttagattttacgctggtaaccagggtaaacatcgggttactaagcgcggccctgcgcttagttacccgatgtttaccctggttaccaggggacctcggcatagttgatcgctggagagcggtctgtgtgacagctctccagcgaccaaacagcgacgctgcagcgatcgacatcgttgtcgctatcgctgcagcgtcgcttcgtgtgaaggtaccttaagatcagAGTGACTGGGCAACTTAAGTGCTGCCAGACCCTCTACAATTTCATCCTACACAATTAAAGGTTTTAttctgtttcattttttttttccaccccataagcatgaaattaaaaaaataaaataaatcacaatCAGTTTTATTGTCCATGGTCTTTTCTCCTcaagtgaccgctgcagacaatcattgGGCTTAGCAGTCAAGCTGATGAAGTGGACATGAGACATACTGTAGCTGTGATGTCACTAACAAAGATCAAATGACAGGAGGgtaaggaaatatatatatatatatatattttttttttttttttttttttaacaggagacCCATTCTCTGGTCAGTGATGGTCTGGGCCAATGATCCTTTTTTATATGGGTCCACTTCTTTAAGAAGATACCACTGCTCCCATACGACTGCCCTTTTGCAAAAGCGCCATAGGTGTAACTATGTCATCTGCATTCGGCCTGAGGCGTTTCATGTAGCACCGGCATATATATTGTGGAAGACCATCGTACAGATGCGGTTTGAGGGGCAACACAACCATTATAGGAATCCCCATACTTCAGGGTAGTGGTCTGCATATAGTCCTAGCCTTACAGAACAACCTCCCAAATATTCTCTCTGCACTTATCAAGTCATCTCTTCTTACTTACTTCACCATGCTTTAGTGCCATCATGATTTCTCTCTCCAGCCCGGTGGCTTGTTCTTCATCGGTGGGAATACCTGCAGACACAGAGAACCAGAGCTGTGACGTGGTAGGATGATCGCTGTATGACCTGCCCGTCATACGTGAACAGGAGGGCTCCAGGGTAAGACATTACTAAGCTCCTACATCTGAAGGCCAGAGCCATTCCTTCTAGTGAGAATAACCCCATAATAAAATACAGCTGAGAGTGTGGTCACTGTGGCTCCGCGCTATGACGCTCCAGACGCCGTGTGCCGCTGTACAGACAGTGCATCAGTCCTTACACAGAGAAGGAACTAGAAATGCAGCGGCGCTCACAAAGGCATCAGTCTCAGCTGCTGATTCACGGAGATTTGCCACTTTTCTTCCCATCAAAATGACAAACACGAAGTCCAAAACCAGGACATGGAGGCAACCATAACCTTCCACCAATAACCTGTAGCTATAGGAGGGACATTACTACGACAAGGAATAATTTAACAACTTGGAGACAaggtctttttttgttttttcttctatCCCCCAATTCCAAAAGCCATTgcgttttttattttcttttttaccaGTAATGTAGTGGCATGagcgcttgtttttttgcaggacgtaaTATACTGagaactaaacaaaaaaaaaaaaaaggctgaaatgGGGAAAACAAAAACAAGAAGAAAGCAACTCAGTCAATGATTTGTTTGTTTTTAGGTTCACTTCaaagtaaaaatgacctggtaactTTGGTCTAAAAAGTCAGTATGGTAttggagattaaaaaaaaatgtaaaaaaccctATGGCTTTGGTCACCATATCTTTAGGATTTTTTTTGGTCAATTTAGTTGtgagagggatttttttttttttttttaagtttttctaaTTAACATTTTGGGGTGTGTACAACTTATTGATCTCTGTATTTCATTGTTTTGGCAGGTGACCTGTTCACTGTACAGGATAAATAATTTTAAGTTTTATTAGATCAGAAATTTACCATATATACATGTGGTGATGCCGAATgtctgaaaataaattaaaaaaaaaaaattatatatacacggTTCTGAACACCCTGCGAATGGGACAGGATGGGGAAAAGGGGCAATAGTGTCTAAAGCAGCCCCCTCATTACTAAATTCTTAAATGCTGCTATCACGATTGATATTGGCAGCCAAGATTTCACTGCAACGTTCACAGCTATAATACAGCGGTCACCTGTGCAGTACATGTACAGTGGATGTCACCAAGGAGTTAATATCAATTATCCAATAAACAGAATCTTGTACTTTCTCTAGATTTTAGTAAAACATTGGTTGCCACAACATTTtgaggcttaaaggggttgtctagccttacagtgactgcagacttgggagTCCTCACATGCCGCGCACTGTGCACTGGTAGGATCCTCTGGTGCCGGCAGCAGGCGATTTACCCACCTCCAACCACACGTGTCCGGCCTCAATCAATATACTTGTAATAAGTGAGGCTGGATACAGTCTAGCATGTGATCACAAGTAtagaaatcacatacttgtggtcacgagCCTGCCGCCCCCGTGACTGCAGTTTAAGACCAGAAAACATCTTTAAGTTAGTGATAAGCAGATCAATTTGGAGAACTGGCTGATCGATGGGGGAGCTGCAAATCTCTTTCCTACCGGCGCTGCCGGCACGGCATTTATTTTGTCAGAGCTGGCGCAATTTTGAGGTCTGTTTTTTTTAAGCAAATAAGTAGTACACAATTTGCAGTAACTCTATATCTATAGTACGTAGATGTGTAGACATACTGTGGGGAGCACTCAAATTATGTTGGGGGGACATCGCACCGCATGGTGGTGGGTCGAAGGGACCGTGGGGACATCGCACCGCGCGGTGGTGGGTCGAAGGGACCGTGGGGACATCGCACCGCGCGGTGGTGGGTCGAAGGGACCGTGGGGACATCGCACCGCGCGGTGGTGGGTCGAAGGGACCGTGGGGACATCGCACCGCGCGGTGGTGGGTCGAAGGGACCGTGGGGACATCGCACCGCGCGGTGGTGGGTCGAAGGGACCGTGGGGACATCGCACCGCGCGGTGGTGGGTCGAAGGGACCGTGGGGACATCGCACCGCGCGGTGGTGGGTCGAAGGGACCGTGGGGACATCGCACCGCGCGGTGGTGGGTCGAAGGGACCGTGGGGACATCGCACCGCGCGGTGGTGGGTCGAAGGGACCGTGGGGACATCGCACCGCGCGGTGGTGGGTCGAAGGGACCGTGGGGACATCGCACCATGCGGTGGTGGGTCGAAGGGACCGTGGGGACATCGCACCGTGCGGTGGTGGGTCGAAGGGACCGTGGGGACATCGCACCGTGCGGTGGTGGGTCGAAGGGACCGTGGGGACATCGCACCACGCGGTTGTGGGTCGAAGGGACAGTGGGCACATCGCACCGCGCGGTGGTGGGTCGAAGGGACAGTGGGGACATAGCACTGCATGGTGGGGGTCGAACAGAccatggggacatcacactgtgtataggtcgGCTGTGCGTACAACACACTGTGTGTGGGAGGAGCTGTATTAAGGGACAAATGGCTGAACCACAGGAGCATAGGATTTATAAAAAGCAGTGAATTATATGGTGTTGATTGGCTGCTATAAGTATACAAGTTACAGTAAGTCCTATAGAAACACGTAGCAGCGAGTCAGCTAAACTAATTCTGCTCAGTGTTAAGTGATACATAGAATATAAAAtatgatattaatattgagcagaatataTTTCAGCCTGTTGGTTTTGCCTCCACAGCAGTCATGGTCTCATGTGGCCCATCAGGAAAATTAATTGGCCACTCCTGGTATATATAATACTGAGATCGCACAATGAGAAGAAAACTATCTTGTAACCATGCTTCATGCATGAATAGAGAGAACTTGTTTTCATCAGATGACCTCTTTGTATTCAGATTCAGTGTCCTATAAACATTCCTCTTGGGTTTACACTATTAACATGACAGACTGGCGAAATTAAAACATAGTCCAAAGcctcccaacatgtttcaccagatGGACTGGTGTCATCATGGGATTGAGGCTAAACACTGTGTTTCAGACTATTGTGTTCTGCACTCCCTCGTTGCCCCCTCTCTGCGGCGGCCGCGCTCCCTCGTTACCCCTCTGCGGCGACCGCGCTCCTTCGTTACCCCTCTCTGCGGTGACCGCTCTCTCTCGTTACCCCTCTCTGCGGT
Encoded here:
- the COX5B gene encoding cytochrome c oxidase subunit 5B, mitochondrial, with amino-acid sequence MASRLLFRSAVRAFTRTGAVRAAAPARHMSAGGIPTDEEQATGLEREIMMALKHGEDPYNVLQPKHYKGTKEDPHIVPSLQNQRIVGCICEEDNTAVIWFWLHKGEAQRCPSCGAHYKLVPHEHHH